From Mustela erminea isolate mMusErm1 chromosome 1, mMusErm1.Pri, whole genome shotgun sequence, a single genomic window includes:
- the LOC116571837 gene encoding LOW QUALITY PROTEIN: olfactory receptor 7D4-like (The sequence of the model RefSeq protein was modified relative to this genomic sequence to represent the inferred CDS: substituted 1 base at 1 genomic stop codon): MVARNLTSASEFLLLGFSQDSVPQPLLFGLYLSMDLVTVLGNLLIILAISCDSHLHTHMYFFLSNLSFADISFISTTVPKMLMNIQTRSKSITYAGCITQMYFFMVFGGMDTFLLTVMAYDXFVAICHPLHYPVIMNPQLCGLLVLMSWFISLSYSLTQSLLILQLSFCINWVIPLFYCELAKALRLACPDTLVNHILLYIVTSLLGIIPFSGILFSYTQITSSILRIPSTNGKYNAFSIGASHLSVVSLFYGTGLGVYLSSDASSWRGMIASVMYTVVTPMLNPIVYTLSNRDIRRALQSVLGRTIYVQ; the protein is encoded by the coding sequence ATGGTAGCAAGAAATCTAACAAGTGCTTCAGAATTTTTACTCCTGGGATTTTCCCAAGACTCAGTGCCTCAACCCCTTCTCTTTGGTCTGTACTTGTCCATGGACCTGGTCACCGTGCTTGGGAACCTGCTCATCATCCTGGCCATCAGCTGtgactcccacctccacacccacatgtatttcttcctctccaacttGTCCTTTGCTGACATAAGTTTTATCTCTACCACGGTCCCTAAGATGCTGATGAACATCCAAACACGGAGCAAATCCATCACCTATGCAGGCTGCATCACCCAGATgtatttctttatggtttttgGAGGTATGGACACTTTTCTCCTCACTGTGATGGCCTATGACTAGTTTGTGGCCATCTGCCACCCCTTGCACTACCCAGTCATCATGAACCCACAGCTCTGTGGCCTCCTGGTTCTCATGTCCTGGTTCATCAGCTTGTCATACTCCCTGACCCAGAGTCTGTTGATACTACAGCTTTCCTTCTGCATCAACTGGGTAATTCCACTCTTTTACTGTGAACTTGCGAAGGCCCTCAGACTTGCCTGCCCAGACACATTGGTCAATCATATCCTGCTATATATAGTAACTAGCCTTCTTGGCATCATTCCTTTCTCTGGGATCCTTTTCTCCTATACCCAAATCACCTCTTCAATCCTGAGAATCCCATCAACTAATGGGAAGTACAATGCATTTTCTATCGGTGCATCTCACCTGTCTGTGGTTTCTTTATTCTATGGGACAGGCCTTGGTGTGTATCTCAGTTCTGATGCATCTTCCTGGAGGGGCATGATTGCCTCAGTGATGTACACTGTGGTTACCCCAATGCTGAACCCCATCGTCTACACCCTATCGAACAGGGACATCAGGAGGGCTCTACAATCAGTTTTGGGGAGAACAATCTACGTTCAGTGA
- the LOC116600984 gene encoding olfactory receptor 18-like, producing the protein MYLVTLLGNLLIILAVSSDSHLHTPMYFFLSNLSLADICFSTTTIPKMLVNIQTHSKSITYAGCLTQVSFFFLFGCLDNLLLAVMAYDRFVAICHPLNYSVIMNPCFCSLLVLLSFFGSLLESQIHFLMVSQLTFCTNVEIHHFFCDAPQLFHLACSDISIHTILMYFIGAIFGGVPLSGILCSYTRIVSSILRIPSTGGKYKAFSTCSSHLLVVFLFYGTGLGVYLSSSISPSLQKGAVASVMYTVVTPMLNPFIYSLRNKDIKRALWTVKELAKVIDKMHYFIILMQLF; encoded by the exons ATGTACCTGGTCACCTTGCTTGGGAACCTGCTCATCATCCTGGCCGTCAGCTctgactcccacctccacacgcccatgtacttcttcctctccaacctgTCCTTGGCTGATATTTGTTTCAGCACCACGACAATCCCCAAGATGCTGGTGAACATTCAAACACACAGCAAGTCTATCACCTATGCAGGCTGCCTAACTcaggtgtccttttttttcctgtttgggtGTTTGGACAACCTGCTCCTGGCTGTAATGGCCTATGACCGGTTTGTGGCCATTTGTCACCCCCTGAACTATTCAGTTATCATGAACCCATGCTTCTGTAGCTTGTTGGTCCTGCTGTCATTTTTTGGCAGCCTTTTGGAATCTCAGATTCATTTTTTGATGGTGTCCCAACTTACCTTCTGCACAAATGTGGAAATTCATCATTTCTTTTGTGATGCACCTCAACTCTTCCACCTTGCCTGCTCTGATATCTCCATCCACACCATACTAATGTATTTTATTGGTGCCATCTTTGGTGGTGTTCCCCTCTCAGGGATCCTTTGTTCTTATACACGAATTGTTTCCTCCATTCTGAGAATCCCATCCACAGGTGGGAAGTACAAAGCCTTTTCTACCTGTAGCTCCCACCTgttggttgttttcttgttttatggaaCAGGCCTCGGAGTGTACCTCAGTTCATctatctccccctccctccagaagGGTGCAGTGGCCTCGGTGATGTACACTGTGGTCACCCCTATGCTGAACCCCTtcatctacagcctgaggaacaaGGACATCAAGAGGGCACTGTGG ACTGTAAAGGAACTAGCCAAAGTTATTGATAAAATGCACTATTTCATAATCCTCATGCAACTATTCTGA